CGGGTCACCCACCTACTGGCCGTCGCTTCCCAGCCCATTCAAGAGCCAGTGCTTGCGAGGACGGCGTTCGTTCCTGATCACCGCTGCGGGGCAGTCCCGGATTCACACCGGGTTCCCTTTAAACGCCGCACCGTGCGGATGCGGCGTACCAACGACGGGCGCTGGAGTATGGCGGACGACAGGGCTTGTCAATACAAGCAGGGCCAATGCCTCACGGCACCGCGACGATGTCGATGGCATTGGAGATGCCGCGACGAGGGTCCACCGGGCACGCATCCAGCGCAGGGCCCATCGCTTGCGGCGTGGAGTTGCCGCGCCGCTCGACGAACTGGCCATCGCGCACCTCCACCACGAACACGCGGCCCGCGTTCACGTCCGTGACGTACACGGCATTGCCTACCACCGCGAGCCGTCCGCCCACGGCGAGGTCGCAGCCGTTCTCCGGCCCTCCCGTGCAGCCCGGCGACAGCGCATACGACGCCACGGGCTTGTCATCCTTCACCAGCACCAGCCCCGTGGCCCGCACCGCCTTGGCCTGGTAGCCGCTCGCCGTGTCGAACACTGCCTCCCCCAGACAGCTCACCACCAACTGGTTACCCACCGCCTGCACGTCGCCCGCGTTGAGGCAGTCCTTCGCGCCCAGGTCGATGGCATGCACCCCACCATCCGCCGGGTCGATGCGCGCGAGCATCCCGGGCCCGTTGGGCAGATAGTCATTCGCGGGATTCAGGTTGGTGAGCGCGACGTAGACGCCCGCGTCCACGGACACCGCCGCGTAGGGAAGCGCCATCGTCGTCCCGCCGTCGAAGGACTTCAGGTCCAGGCCGGTGAGCGGAACGGTGTCCACGAGCCGGGGCTTCTCCGGGTCGCTCACGTTGACGCGAGCCACGGCGTTGCCCTGCTTGAAGTCGGAGCCGGCCGTGCCGAACAACGGGATGTAGAACGTGTCGCCGCGCTTCGCGATGACCTGCGGGCTGGTGTTCGCGCCCAGGTTCACCTGCCCCACCGTGCGCAGTCCCAGTCCCCCGCCCTGTGCGGCCCCTTCCCGCTTGAGCACCTGGAGCGTGTTGTTCACCGAGTCGAGGACATACACATACGGAGGATCCACGAGGATGTCATTGGGCGAAGCCGCCACCGCGCCCAGCGAGTCCTCCTCCGCCACCGTCCCCAGCGCACCCGCACGAGCCTGCGACAGCACCGAGCGCGCCGCGTCCGCCGCCAGCACCACGCCATCCCAGGCCGCCAGCGCCTGCACACCCGAGCCGAACTGCCGCCGGGGCCCCATCCGGTCCGTCCCCGCCTGGATGCCCACCAACTGCCCGTTGGTGTAGCAGGCCGTCACCACGTCATACATGCACCGGCCCGAGTGGCAGGACTGCACGTCCGGGCACACCGCGCCGCAAGCGCCACAGTTGAGCGGATCATTCGCGAGCACGACGCAGCTGTCCCCGCACCGCTCGGCACCGGCGGAGCATCCCTCGCGGCAGGTGCCGGATTCGCAGACCTGGCCGGACGGACACGCGGCGCCGCAAGCGCCACAGTTCAGCGGGTCGCTCGCGAGCGCGACGCACGCGTCACCACACGTCTCCGTGCCCGGCTGGCAGCCGCACACGCCCGCCTGACATGTCTCCCCTGCCCCGCACGCGGTGCCACACGCGCCACAGTTCGACGGGTCGCCCTGGAGGTCCACGCATTCGGCGCCGCAGACGCTCAGGCCGGACGTG
This DNA window, taken from Corallococcus coralloides DSM 2259, encodes the following:
- a CDS encoding MXAN_6577-like cysteine-rich protein; its protein translation is MSRPLPDARLALLLSVLAVALLTGCPEEKVLCTSGLSVCGAECVDLQGDPSNCGACGTACGAGETCQAGVCGCQPGTETCGDACVALASDPLNCGACGAACPSGQVCESGTCREGCSAGAERCGDSCVVLANDPLNCGACGAVCPDVQSCHSGRCMYDVVTACYTNGQLVGIQAGTDRMGPRRQFGSGVQALAAWDGVVLAADAARSVLSQARAGALGTVAEEDSLGAVAASPNDILVDPPYVYVLDSVNNTLQVLKREGAAQGGGLGLRTVGQVNLGANTSPQVIAKRGDTFYIPLFGTAGSDFKQGNAVARVNVSDPEKPRLVDTVPLTGLDLKSFDGGTTMALPYAAVSVDAGVYVALTNLNPANDYLPNGPGMLARIDPADGGVHAIDLGAKDCLNAGDVQAVGNQLVVSCLGEAVFDTASGYQAKAVRATGLVLVKDDKPVASYALSPGCTGGPENGCDLAVGGRLAVVGNAVYVTDVNAGRVFVVEVRDGQFVERRGNSTPQAMGPALDACPVDPRRGISNAIDIVAVP